The Lentzea guizhouensis genome contains a region encoding:
- a CDS encoding class II 3-deoxy-7-phosphoheptulonate synthase, whose protein sequence is MNWTVDVPIDTLPELPPLPPEMRKRLDDALSRPAAQQPEWPDAEQVRRVRTVLESVPPITVPAEIDRLHAQLAQVANGEAFLLQGGDCAETFADNTEPHIRANIRTLLQMAVVLTYGASLPVVKVGRIAGQYAKPRSSNIDALGLPSYRGDIINSLVATPEARIPDPGRMIRAYANAGAAMNLLRALTGAGLADLHRVHDWNRDFVRTSPAGERYEALAGEIDRGLRFMSACGVTDQSLHGTEIFASHEALLLDYERALLRLDTTGDQPRLYDLSSHFVWIGERTRQLDGAHIAFAELLANPIGLKIGPSTSPEMAVEYVERLDPRGEPGRLTLISRMGNQKVRDVLPAIIEKVEASGHKVIWQCDPMHGNTHESSTGYKTRHFDRIVDEVQGFFEVHRRLGTHPGGIHIELTGEDVTECLGGAQEISDDDLAGRYETACDPRLNTQQSLELAFLVAEMLRS, encoded by the coding sequence GTGAACTGGACCGTGGACGTGCCCATCGACACGCTTCCCGAGCTTCCGCCGCTGCCTCCCGAGATGCGCAAGCGCCTGGACGACGCCCTGTCGCGTCCGGCAGCCCAGCAGCCCGAATGGCCCGACGCCGAACAGGTGCGTCGCGTGCGGACCGTGCTCGAGAGCGTGCCGCCGATCACCGTGCCCGCCGAGATCGACCGGCTGCACGCGCAACTGGCGCAGGTCGCGAACGGTGAGGCGTTTCTGCTGCAGGGCGGTGACTGCGCCGAGACGTTCGCGGACAACACCGAGCCGCACATCCGCGCGAACATCCGGACCCTGCTGCAGATGGCCGTAGTCCTCACCTACGGCGCGAGCCTGCCGGTCGTCAAGGTCGGCCGCATCGCCGGCCAGTACGCCAAGCCGCGGTCGTCGAACATCGACGCGCTCGGCCTGCCGTCCTACCGCGGCGACATCATCAACTCCCTGGTCGCCACGCCCGAGGCCCGCATCCCGGACCCGGGCCGGATGATCCGCGCGTACGCGAACGCCGGTGCCGCGATGAACCTGCTGCGCGCCCTCACCGGTGCCGGCCTCGCGGACCTGCACCGCGTGCACGACTGGAACCGCGACTTCGTGCGCACCTCGCCCGCCGGTGAGCGCTACGAGGCGCTGGCCGGTGAGATCGACCGCGGCCTGCGCTTCATGTCGGCGTGCGGTGTCACCGACCAGTCGCTGCACGGCACCGAGATCTTCGCGTCGCACGAGGCGCTGCTGCTCGACTACGAGCGCGCCCTGCTGCGCCTGGACACCACGGGCGACCAGCCGAGGCTGTACGACCTGTCGTCGCACTTCGTGTGGATCGGTGAGCGCACCCGTCAGCTCGACGGCGCGCACATCGCGTTCGCGGAGCTGCTGGCGAACCCGATCGGCCTCAAGATCGGCCCGTCGACGTCGCCGGAGATGGCCGTCGAGTACGTCGAGCGCCTCGACCCGCGGGGCGAGCCGGGTCGCCTGACGCTGATCTCGCGCATGGGCAACCAGAAGGTGCGCGACGTGCTGCCGGCGATCATCGAGAAGGTCGAGGCCAGCGGCCACAAGGTCATCTGGCAGTGCGACCCGATGCACGGCAACACCCACGAGTCGAGCACCGGCTACAAGACCCGCCACTTCGACCGCATCGTCGACGAGGTCCAGGGCTTCTTCGAGGTGCACCGGCGCCTGGGCACGCACCCCGGCGGCATCCACATCGAGCTCACGGGTGAGGACGTCACCGAGTGCCTGGGCGGCGCGCAGGAGATCTCCGACGACGACCTCGCCGGCCGCTACGAGACGGCCTGCGACCCGCGCCTGAACACCCAGCAGTCGCTGGAGCTGGCGTTCCTCGTCGCCGAGATGCTGCGCTCGTAG